A window of Pseudomonas monteilii contains these coding sequences:
- a CDS encoding YgiQ family radical SAM protein, translating into MHAAKPLYDYPKYWAECFGPAPFLPMSREEMDQLGWDSCDIIIVTGDAYVDHPSFGMAIIGRLLEAQGFRVGIIAQPNWQSKDDFMKLGEPNLFFGVAAGNMDSMINRYTADKKVRSDDAYTPGGLAGSRPDRASLVYSQRCKEAYKHVPIVLGGIEASLRRIAHYDYWQDKVRHSILIDACADILLFGNAERAVVEVAQRLAFGESIESITDVRGTAFVRRDTPQGWFEIDSTRIDRPGRVDKIINPYVNTQDTQACAIEQAKGEVEDPNEAKVVQILDSPGMTRDKSVIRLPSFEKVRNDPVLYAHANRVLHLETNPGNARALVQKHGEADVWFNPPPIPMTTEEMDYVFGMPYARVPHPAYGKERIPAYEMIRFSVNIMRGCFGGCTFCSITEHEGRIIQNRSHESILHEIEEMRDKVPGFTGVVSDLGGPTANMYRIACKSPDIEKHCRKPSCVFPGICENLNTDHSSLISLYRKARALPGVKKILIASGLRYDLAVESPEYVKELVTHHVGGYLKIAPEHTERGPLDKMMKPGIGTYDRFKRMFEKFSKEAGKEQYLIPYFIAAHPGTTDEDMMNLALWLKGNGFRADQVQAFYPSPMASATAMYHSGKNPLRKVTYKSEGVEIVKSDEQRRLHKAFLRYHDPKGWPMLREALERMGRADLIGPGKHQLIPLHQPQSDSYQSARRKNSTPAGSHKVAKEQKILSQHTGLPPRASDGSKPWDKREQAKAEAFARNQKAAKERKDAAKGGKAGRKPRQPALPR; encoded by the coding sequence ATGCACGCAGCCAAGCCTCTCTACGACTATCCCAAATACTGGGCCGAATGCTTCGGACCGGCGCCATTCCTGCCCATGAGCAGGGAGGAGATGGATCAGCTCGGCTGGGATTCGTGCGACATCATCATCGTGACCGGCGATGCCTACGTCGACCATCCGTCGTTCGGCATGGCGATCATCGGCCGACTGCTGGAAGCCCAGGGCTTCCGCGTGGGCATCATCGCCCAGCCGAACTGGCAGTCGAAGGACGACTTCATGAAGCTCGGCGAGCCGAACCTGTTCTTCGGGGTCGCGGCCGGCAACATGGACTCGATGATCAACCGCTACACCGCCGACAAGAAGGTTCGCTCCGACGACGCCTACACCCCCGGCGGCCTGGCCGGCAGTCGGCCGGACCGTGCCAGCCTGGTGTACAGCCAGCGCTGCAAGGAAGCGTACAAGCACGTGCCGATCGTGCTCGGCGGCATCGAGGCGTCGCTGCGCCGCATCGCGCACTACGACTACTGGCAGGACAAGGTCCGCCACTCGATCCTGATCGACGCCTGCGCCGACATCCTGCTGTTCGGCAACGCCGAGCGCGCGGTGGTCGAAGTGGCCCAGCGCCTGGCGTTCGGGGAAAGCATCGAGAGCATCACCGACGTGCGCGGTACCGCCTTCGTGCGCCGCGACACGCCCCAGGGCTGGTTCGAGATCGATTCGACCCGCATCGACCGGCCTGGCCGGGTCGACAAGATCATCAACCCCTACGTCAACACGCAGGACACCCAGGCGTGCGCCATCGAGCAAGCCAAGGGCGAGGTCGAGGACCCGAACGAAGCCAAGGTGGTGCAGATCCTCGACAGCCCGGGCATGACCCGCGACAAGTCGGTGATCCGCCTGCCGTCGTTCGAGAAGGTGCGCAACGACCCGGTCCTGTACGCCCACGCCAACCGTGTGCTGCACCTGGAAACCAACCCCGGCAACGCGCGGGCGTTGGTGCAGAAGCATGGCGAGGCGGACGTGTGGTTCAACCCGCCGCCCATCCCGATGACCACCGAGGAAATGGACTACGTGTTCGGCATGCCGTATGCGCGGGTGCCGCACCCTGCCTACGGCAAGGAGCGCATCCCGGCCTACGAGATGATCCGTTTCTCGGTGAACATCATGCGTGGCTGCTTCGGTGGCTGCACGTTCTGCTCGATCACCGAGCACGAAGGGCGGATCATCCAGAACCGCTCCCACGAATCGATCCTGCACGAGATCGAGGAGATGCGCGACAAGGTGCCGGGCTTCACCGGCGTGGTCTCCGACCTCGGCGGCCCGACCGCCAACATGTACCGCATCGCCTGCAAGAGCCCGGACATCGAGAAGCACTGCCGCAAGCCGTCGTGCGTCTTCCCGGGCATCTGCGAGAACCTCAACACCGACCACAGCTCGCTGATCTCGCTGTACCGCAAGGCCCGCGCGCTGCCGGGGGTGAAGAAGATCCTGATCGCTTCGGGCCTGCGCTACGACCTGGCGGTCGAGTCGCCGGAGTACGTCAAGGAACTGGTGACCCACCACGTCGGTGGCTACCTGAAGATCGCGCCGGAGCATACCGAGCGTGGTCCGCTGGACAAGATGATGAAGCCGGGGATCGGCACCTACGACCGCTTCAAGCGCATGTTCGAGAAGTTCTCGAAGGAAGCGGGGAAGGAGCAGTACCTGATCCCGTACTTCATCGCGGCCCACCCCGGCACCACCGACGAAGACATGATGAACCTGGCGCTGTGGCTCAAGGGCAACGGCTTCCGGGCCGACCAGGTGCAGGCCTTCTACCCGTCGCCCATGGCGTCGGCCACGGCCATGTACCACTCGGGCAAGAACCCGTTGCGCAAGGTCACCTACAAGAGCGAAGGGGTGGAGATCGTCAAGAGCGACGAGCAGCGCCGTCTGCACAAGGCCTTCCTGCGCTACCACGACCCGAAGGGCTGGCCGATGCTGCGCGAAGCCTTGGAGCGCATGGGCCGCGCCGACCTGATCGGTCCTGGCAAGCACCAGCTGATCCCGTTGCACCAGCCGCAGTCCGACAGCTACCAGAGTGCGCGCCGCAAGAACTCCACGCCGGCCGGCAGCCACAAGGTGGCCAAGGAACAGAAGATCCTCAGCCAGCACACCGGCTTGCCACCGCGCGCCAGCGACGGCAGCAAGCCCTGGGACAAGCGCGAGCAGGCCAAGGCCGAAGCCTTTGCGCGTAACCAGAAGGCGGCGAAGGAGCGCAAGGACGCGGCCAAGGGCGGCAAGGCCGGGCGCAAGCCGCGTCAGCCGGCGTTGCC
- a CDS encoding replicative DNA helicase (unwinds double stranded DNA), with the protein MNEIANAEQLDLQTAALKVPPHSVEAEQAVLGGLMLDNNAWERVLDQVSDGDFYRHDHRLIFRAIHKLVDLNQPFDVVTLHEQLEKEGVSSQIGGLGYLGELAKNTPSVANIKAYAQIIRERATLRQLISISTDIADNAFNPQGRNAEEILDDAERQIFQIAEARPKTGGPVGVNELLTKAIDRIDTLFNSDSDITGISTGYTDLDEKTSGLQPADLIIVAGRPSMGKTTFAMNLVENAVLRSDKAVLVFSLEMPGESLIMRMLSSLGRIDQTKVRSGQLDDDDWPRLTSAVNLLNDRKLFIDDTAGISPSEMRARTRRLAREHGEIAMIMVDYLQLMQIPGSAGDNRTNEISEISRSLKALAKEFNCPVIALSQLNRSLEQRPNKRPVNSDLRESGAIEQDADVIMFVYRDEVYHPETEHKGIAEIIIGKQRNGPIGFVRLAFIGKYTRFENLAPGSYNFDDDE; encoded by the coding sequence ATGAACGAGATCGCAAACGCCGAACAACTGGACCTGCAGACCGCAGCGCTCAAGGTACCTCCGCATTCCGTCGAGGCCGAACAGGCCGTGCTCGGCGGCCTGATGCTGGACAACAATGCCTGGGAGCGGGTGCTGGACCAGGTCTCGGACGGCGATTTCTATCGACATGACCATCGCCTGATCTTCCGCGCGATCCACAAGCTGGTCGACCTCAACCAGCCGTTCGACGTGGTCACGCTGCACGAGCAGCTCGAGAAGGAAGGGGTGTCCTCGCAGATCGGTGGCCTGGGCTACCTGGGCGAGCTGGCCAAGAACACCCCGTCGGTGGCCAACATCAAGGCCTACGCGCAGATCATTCGCGAGCGTGCCACGCTGCGCCAGTTGATCAGCATCAGCACCGACATCGCCGACAACGCCTTCAACCCCCAGGGGCGCAACGCCGAGGAAATCCTCGACGACGCCGAGCGACAGATCTTCCAGATCGCCGAGGCGCGGCCGAAGACCGGCGGCCCGGTCGGGGTCAACGAACTGCTGACCAAGGCCATCGACCGCATCGACACGCTGTTCAACTCCGACAGCGACATCACCGGTATTTCCACCGGCTACACCGACCTGGACGAAAAGACCAGCGGCCTGCAGCCGGCCGACCTGATCATCGTCGCCGGCCGACCGTCGATGGGCAAGACCACCTTCGCCATGAACCTGGTGGAGAACGCCGTGTTGCGCAGCGACAAGGCCGTGCTGGTGTTCTCGCTGGAGATGCCAGGCGAATCGCTGATCATGCGTATGCTCTCGTCGCTGGGCCGCATCGACCAGACCAAGGTGCGTTCCGGTCAGCTGGACGACGACGATTGGCCGCGCCTGACCTCGGCGGTGAACCTGCTCAACGACCGCAAGCTGTTCATCGACGATACGGCCGGCATCAGCCCGTCGGAAATGCGCGCCCGCACCCGGCGCCTGGCCCGCGAACATGGCGAGATCGCCATGATCATGGTCGACTACCTGCAGCTGATGCAGATCCCCGGCTCGGCCGGCGACAACCGGACCAACGAGATCTCTGAGATCTCCCGCTCCCTCAAGGCCCTGGCCAAGGAGTTCAACTGCCCGGTCATCGCCCTGTCGCAGCTCAACCGCTCCCTCGAGCAGCGCCCGAACAAGCGCCCGGTCAACTCCGACCTGCGTGAATCCGGTGCGATCGAGCAGGACGCCGACGTGATCATGTTCGTCTACCGCGACGAGGTGTATCACCCGGAGACCGAGCACAAGGGCATCGCCGAAATCATCATCGGCAAGCAGCGTAACGGTCCCATCGGCTTCGTGCGGCTGGCGTTCATCGGCAAGTACACCCGGTTCGAGAACCTGGCGCCGGGCAGTTACAACTTCGATGACGATGAGTGA
- the rplI gene encoding 50S ribosomal protein L9 (in Escherichia coli this protein is wrapped around the base of the L1 stalk): protein MELILLEKVANLGNLGDKVKVKAGYGRNFLLPFGKAVAANAANLAAFEERRAELEKAAADRKTSAETRAAQLAELEVTITATAGDEGKLFGSIGTHDIADALTASGVEVAKAEVRLPNGTIRNVGEYDVAVHLHSDVEATVRVVVVAA from the coding sequence ATGGAACTGATCCTGCTGGAAAAAGTCGCCAACCTGGGCAACCTGGGCGACAAAGTGAAAGTAAAGGCTGGCTACGGCCGTAACTTCCTGCTGCCGTTCGGCAAAGCCGTCGCTGCCAACGCTGCCAACCTGGCTGCGTTCGAAGAGCGTCGCGCCGAGCTGGAAAAAGCCGCTGCTGACCGTAAGACGTCCGCTGAAACGCGCGCTGCCCAACTGGCCGAGCTGGAAGTCACCATCACCGCTACCGCGGGCGATGAAGGCAAGCTGTTCGGTTCGATCGGCACCCACGACATCGCTGACGCCCTGACCGCCTCCGGCGTCGAAGTGGCCAAGGCTGAAGTGCGTCTGCCGAACGGCACCATCCGTAACGTCGGCGAATACGACGTTGCCGTGCACCTGCACAGCGACGTTGAAGCCACCGTTCGCGTGGTCGTCGTCGCAGCCTAA
- the rpsR gene encoding 30S ribosomal protein S18 (binds as a heterodimer with protein S6 to the central domain of the 16S rRNA; helps stabilize the platform of the 30S subunit) translates to MARFFRRRKFCRFTAEDVKEIDYKDLNTLKAYVSETGKIVPSRITGTKARYQRQLATAIKRARFLALLAYTDSHGR, encoded by the coding sequence ATGGCACGTTTCTTCCGTCGTCGTAAATTCTGCCGCTTCACTGCTGAAGACGTGAAAGAGATCGACTACAAAGATCTCAACACCCTGAAAGCTTACGTATCCGAAACCGGCAAGATCGTTCCAAGCCGTATCACCGGTACCAAGGCTCGTTATCAGCGTCAGCTGGCTACCGCTATCAAGCGCGCCCGCTTCCTGGCCCTGCTGGCCTACACCGACAGCCACGGCCGCTGA
- a CDS encoding 30S ribosomal protein S6, producing the protein MRHYEIIFLVHPDQSEQVGGMVERYTKLIEEDGGKIHRLEDWGRRQLAYAINNVHKAHYVMLNVECTGKALAELEDNFRYNDAVIRNLIIRRDEAVTGQSEMLKAEENRSERRERRERPEHSESADGDDSNDSDNSDNADE; encoded by the coding sequence ATGCGTCATTACGAAATCATCTTCCTGGTCCACCCGGACCAGAGCGAGCAAGTCGGCGGCATGGTTGAGCGCTACACCAAGCTGATCGAAGAAGACGGCGGCAAGATCCACCGTCTGGAAGATTGGGGCCGTCGTCAACTGGCCTACGCGATCAACAACGTTCACAAGGCTCACTACGTGATGCTGAACGTCGAGTGCACCGGCAAGGCCCTGGCCGAGCTGGAAGACAACTTCCGCTACAACGATGCCGTGATCCGTAACCTGATCATCCGTCGCGACGAAGCCGTTACCGGTCAGTCCGAGATGCTGAAGGCCGAAGAGAACCGCAGCGAGCGCCGTGAGCGTCGTGAACGTCCTGAGCATTCTGAGTCCGCCGATGGCGACGACAGCAATGACAGCGACAACAGCGACAACGCTGACGAGTAA
- a CDS encoding 23S rRNA methyltransferase — protein MSQLEKIYGVHAVQALLDHHPKRVKQIWLSEGRSEPRLQRLLELAAQNRVPVGQAERRELDAWVEGVHQGVVADVSPSQVWGEAMLEELLERSEQPPLILVLDGVTDPHNLGACLRTADAAGATAVVIPKDKSATLTAVVRKVACGAAEVIPLVAVTNLARTLEKLQQRGLWVVGTAGEAEQEIYQQDLTGPLVMIMGAEGRGMRRLTREHCDFLVKLPMAGSVSSLNVSVATGVCLFEAVRQRQAKR, from the coding sequence ATGAGTCAGCTGGAAAAAATCTACGGGGTGCATGCCGTCCAGGCGCTGCTCGATCATCACCCCAAGCGGGTCAAGCAGATCTGGCTGTCCGAAGGGCGCAGCGAGCCACGCCTGCAGCGCCTGCTGGAACTGGCCGCGCAGAACCGTGTGCCGGTCGGTCAGGCCGAGCGCCGTGAGCTCGATGCCTGGGTCGAAGGCGTGCACCAGGGCGTGGTCGCCGATGTGAGCCCCAGCCAGGTCTGGGGCGAGGCCATGCTCGAGGAGCTGCTCGAGCGCAGCGAGCAGCCGCCGCTGATCCTGGTGCTCGACGGCGTCACCGACCCGCACAACCTCGGCGCCTGCCTGCGCACCGCCGATGCCGCCGGGGCCACGGCCGTGGTGATCCCCAAGGACAAGTCCGCGACCCTGACCGCCGTGGTGCGCAAGGTCGCCTGTGGCGCGGCCGAAGTCATCCCGCTGGTGGCGGTCACCAACCTGGCGCGCACCCTGGAGAAACTCCAGCAGCGCGGCCTGTGGGTGGTCGGCACGGCCGGCGAGGCCGAGCAGGAGATCTACCAGCAGGACCTCACCGGTCCGCTGGTGATGATCATGGGCGCCGAGGGCAGAGGCATGCGCCGACTGACCCGCGAACACTGCGACTTTCTGGTCAAGCTGCCGATGGCCGGCAGCGTCAGCAGTCTCAACGTCTCGGTGGCCACCGGCGTCTGCCTGTTCGAAGCCGTGCGCCAGCGCCAGGCCAAGCGCTGA
- a CDS encoding exoribonuclease R: MADWQSLDPEAAREAEKYENPIPSRELILQHLDDRGEPAAREQLAAEFGLHEEDDIEALRRRLRAMERDGQLIYTRRGTYAPVDKLDLICGRVSGHRDGFGFLIPDDGSEDLFLSPTQMRLVFDGDRALARVSGVDRRGRREGTLVEVVSRAHESVVGRYFEEGGIGYVTPDNPKIQQEVLVTAGRNGGARIGQFVQIKITHWPTPRFQPQGDVVEVIGNYMAPGMEIDIALRSYDIPHVWPEAVVKEARKFRSEVEEKDKERRIDLRHLPFVTIDGEDARDFDDAVYCEPLGKLRLFSGGWRLYVAIADVSSYVRLGSALDDEAQQRGNSVYFPERVVPMLPEELSNGLCSLNPHVDRLAMVCEMTMNKSGQMVDYQFYEAVIHSHARLTYNKVSSMLEHARTREGKALREEYSEVLPDLKQLYALYKVLLAARQTRGAIDFETQETRIIFGSERKIAEIRPTVRNDAHKLIEECMLAANVATAEFLQKHGVPALYRVHDGPPPERLEKLRAFLGELGLSLHKGKEPSPKDYKALLASIAGRPDFHLIQTVMLRSLSQAVYSVENNGHFGLNYEAYTHFTSPIRRYPDLLVHRAIRSVIRSKVDTPHVKRAGAASIPKARIYPYDEPALEQLGEQCSLTERRADEATRDVVNWLKCEYMKDRVGETFPGVITAVTGFGIFVELTDIYVEGLVHVSALPGDYYHFDAVHHRLSGERTGRHFRLGDTVEVKVMRVDLDERKIDFEVAQSTLDAPIGRKSRSASTTGEGKGKGDKAATGKSGGRARSEAEAPAKAEKAAEPKPKATRARKGEAAEAYFPAQAVQRNAEVRKSREMKQALMSEARSGSAGGKSSKSDKSDKPSGKPTKHRKGPSKSSGSSRKGKSTS, translated from the coding sequence ATGGCCGATTGGCAATCCCTCGATCCCGAGGCCGCCCGAGAAGCGGAAAAATACGAGAATCCCATCCCCAGCCGTGAGCTGATCCTGCAGCACCTCGACGATCGTGGCGAGCCGGCTGCGCGCGAACAACTGGCCGCCGAGTTCGGCCTGCACGAAGAAGACGACATCGAGGCCCTGCGCCGCCGCCTGCGCGCCATGGAGCGCGACGGTCAGCTGATCTATACCCGGCGTGGCACCTATGCCCCGGTAGACAAGCTCGACCTGATCTGCGGCCGCGTGTCGGGCCACCGTGACGGCTTCGGCTTCCTCATTCCCGACGACGGCAGCGAGGACCTGTTCCTCAGCCCGACGCAGATGCGCCTGGTGTTCGATGGCGACCGCGCGTTGGCGCGCGTCTCCGGCGTCGACCGTCGTGGTCGCCGCGAAGGCACGCTGGTGGAAGTCGTCTCCCGTGCCCACGAAAGCGTGGTCGGTCGCTACTTCGAAGAAGGCGGCATCGGCTACGTCACGCCGGACAACCCCAAGATCCAGCAGGAAGTGCTGGTCACGGCGGGTCGTAACGGCGGCGCCCGCATCGGGCAGTTCGTGCAGATCAAGATCACCCACTGGCCCACCCCACGCTTCCAGCCCCAGGGCGACGTGGTCGAAGTGATCGGCAACTACATGGCGCCGGGCATGGAGATCGACATCGCGCTGCGCAGCTACGACATCCCCCATGTCTGGCCCGAGGCCGTGGTCAAGGAAGCGCGCAAGTTCCGCTCCGAAGTCGAGGAGAAGGACAAGGAGCGACGCATTGACCTGCGTCACCTGCCGTTCGTCACCATCGACGGCGAAGACGCCCGCGACTTCGACGATGCCGTCTACTGCGAGCCCCTGGGCAAGCTGCGGCTGTTCTCCGGTGGCTGGCGCCTGTACGTCGCCATCGCCGACGTATCCAGCTATGTCCGCCTGGGTTCGGCCCTGGATGACGAGGCGCAGCAGCGCGGCAACTCGGTGTACTTCCCCGAGCGCGTCGTGCCGATGCTGCCCGAAGAACTCTCCAACGGCCTGTGCTCGCTGAACCCGCACGTTGACCGGTTGGCGATGGTCTGCGAGATGACCATGAACAAGTCGGGCCAGATGGTCGACTACCAGTTCTACGAAGCCGTCATCCACTCCCATGCACGCCTGACCTACAACAAGGTCAGCAGCATGCTCGAGCACGCCCGGACCCGCGAAGGCAAGGCCCTGCGCGAGGAATACAGCGAGGTGCTGCCGGACCTCAAGCAGCTCTACGCGCTGTACAAGGTCCTGCTGGCCGCGCGCCAGACCCGGGGTGCGATCGACTTCGAAACCCAGGAAACCCGCATCATCTTCGGGTCCGAGCGCAAGATCGCGGAAATCCGTCCGACCGTGCGCAACGATGCCCACAAGCTGATCGAGGAGTGCATGCTGGCGGCCAACGTGGCCACCGCCGAGTTCCTGCAGAAGCATGGCGTGCCGGCCCTGTACCGGGTGCACGACGGCCCGCCGCCGGAGCGTCTCGAGAAGCTGCGTGCCTTCCTGGGTGAGCTGGGCCTGTCCCTGCACAAGGGCAAGGAGCCGTCGCCGAAGGACTACAAGGCCCTGCTGGCGAGCATCGCCGGGCGTCCGGACTTCCATCTGATCCAGACCGTGATGCTGCGCTCGCTGAGCCAGGCGGTGTACAGCGTCGAGAACAACGGCCACTTCGGCCTGAACTACGAGGCCTACACCCACTTCACCTCGCCGATCCGCCGCTACCCGGACCTGCTGGTGCACCGTGCCATCCGCAGCGTGATCCGCTCCAAGGTCGATACGCCGCACGTCAAGCGTGCCGGCGCGGCAAGCATCCCCAAGGCGCGTATCTACCCGTACGACGAGCCTGCGCTGGAGCAGCTGGGCGAGCAGTGCTCGCTGACCGAGCGCCGCGCCGACGAGGCCACGCGCGACGTGGTCAACTGGCTCAAGTGCGAGTACATGAAGGACCGCGTCGGCGAGACCTTCCCGGGCGTGATCACCGCGGTCACCGGCTTCGGCATCTTCGTCGAGCTGACCGACATCTACGTCGAAGGCCTAGTCCACGTCAGCGCGCTGCCGGGCGACTACTACCACTTCGATGCCGTGCACCATCGCCTGTCCGGCGAGCGCACGGGCCGCCACTTCCGCCTGGGCGACACCGTCGAGGTCAAGGTCATGCGCGTCGATCTCGACGAGCGCAAGATCGACTTCGAAGTGGCTCAGTCGACGCTCGATGCCCCGATTGGCCGCAAGTCGCGCAGTGCGTCGACGACCGGCGAAGGCAAGGGCAAGGGCGACAAGGCCGCGACCGGCAAGTCCGGTGGCCGTGCCCGCAGCGAGGCCGAGGCACCTGCCAAGGCCGAGAAGGCGGCCGAACCCAAGCCCAAGGCCACACGTGCCCGCAAGGGGGAGGCTGCCGAGGCTTACTTCCCGGCGCAGGCCGTGCAACGCAACGCCGAGGTGCGCAAGAGCCGCGAAATGAAGCAGGCCCTGATGAGCGAAGCGCGCAGCGGCAGTGCCGGCGGCAAGTCGAGCAAGTCGGACAAATCGGACAAGCCGAGCGGCAAGCCGACCAAGCATCGCAAAGGGCCATCGAAGTCGTCGGGTTCGTCACGCAAGGGCAAGAGCACCTCATGA
- a CDS encoding iron ABC transporter substrate-binding protein: MTIRPHTLMRTLAAAALSLVIGTPAALADAPVTLTMYNGQHKEIGEAIAKAYEAKTGIHIDIRKGSSNQLASQIIEEGDRSPADIIYTEESPPLNNLGELGLLAKIDDATLNMLPKEYVAANGTWMGVTARTRVVVFNPKKIDESELPKSVMDFANPEWDGRVGFVPTSGAFQEQAVAILKMHGREAAEEWLTGLKAFGKTYTNNMVALKAVEKGEVAAVLVNNYYWYALERERGKLDSKLYYLADGDAGGLVTISGAAAVKASKHPKEAQALLNWMASEEGQRVITQTTAEYPLHKGMVSDRGLKPFDELRPPKITPADLGNAEEALELEREVGLL, from the coding sequence ATGACGATCCGTCCGCACACGCTGATGCGTACCCTGGCCGCCGCCGCGCTGAGCCTGGTCATCGGCACGCCTGCCGCCCTGGCCGATGCGCCTGTCACGCTGACCATGTACAACGGCCAGCACAAGGAGATCGGCGAGGCCATCGCCAAGGCCTACGAGGCCAAGACCGGCATCCACATCGATATCCGCAAGGGTAGCAGCAATCAGCTGGCCAGCCAGATCATCGAAGAGGGCGACCGCTCTCCGGCCGACATCATCTACACCGAAGAATCGCCGCCGCTGAACAACCTGGGCGAGCTGGGGCTGCTGGCGAAGATCGACGACGCCACGCTGAACATGCTGCCCAAGGAATACGTCGCGGCCAACGGCACCTGGATGGGCGTGACGGCACGTACCCGGGTCGTGGTGTTCAACCCGAAGAAGATCGACGAAAGCGAGCTGCCCAAATCGGTCATGGACTTCGCCAACCCGGAATGGGACGGCCGTGTCGGCTTCGTGCCGACCAGCGGTGCCTTCCAGGAGCAGGCCGTGGCCATCCTGAAGATGCACGGGCGTGAAGCGGCCGAGGAATGGCTGACCGGGCTCAAGGCCTTCGGCAAGACCTACACCAACAACATGGTGGCGCTCAAGGCGGTGGAGAAAGGCGAAGTCGCTGCGGTGCTGGTCAACAACTACTACTGGTATGCCCTGGAGCGCGAGCGCGGCAAGCTGGACTCCAAGCTCTACTACCTGGCCGATGGCGACGCCGGTGGCCTGGTGACCATCTCGGGCGCTGCTGCCGTCAAGGCCAGCAAGCATCCCAAGGAAGCCCAGGCGCTGCTGAACTGGATGGCCAGCGAAGAAGGCCAGCGCGTGATCACCCAGACCACCGCCGAATACCCGCTGCACAAAGGCATGGTGTCCGACCGCGGCCTGAAGCCGTTCGACGAGCTGCGTCCGCCGAAGATCACCCCGGCCGACCTCGGCAATGCCGAAGAAGCCCTGGAACTCGAGCGTGAGGTCGGTCTGCTCTGA